The genomic interval GTTTGCAGATTTTAAAAAGAAAAATAGATATTTAAGGTCAGTACAAATTTCTAAAGAATTAAATATGTACAGACAAGAATATTGTGGTTGTGTGTTCTCTAAAGTAGAAAAAGAACAAAGAGACAAAGAAAAAGCAGAAAAAGAAAAACAGGAGGAAACAAAAAATGACTAGCTTTTCAGAAAAAACAGTGAGAGGAGTCTCACTTGTATTTTTAGTAATTTTTTCTTATTTGACTTATAAAAATTACTACTACAGCCCCCTTATAGTTTTAACTATAATGATATTTTTTTCAACTAAGGGAGTTCAGATGTTTGAGAATAGAATTTTCCTATCAACAAGGGCAATATTCTGGGTACTGTTTTCAACCCTATTATTTTTAAGAATTTATTTTAATGAAAGTACTCATTTAGATATGAAAAACACTAAAACCTTGATGACTATCGCCATAATATCTCTTTGTATTGGAACTTGGATAGGAGATTTCTTCGCCAAATATATCTATATTAGAATAAAATTCTGTATAAATAGACTTTTTTCAAAATCTAATAAAGGAACTTATAGAATAGTGAAAATGGAAAATACTCAACAAAACTATATGAAAAGTTTAGGTAAAAAAATGGGTATAATGTTCTATCATATCACTTTAGATGTGAATGGAGAAGAAAGAAAATTCTTATTAGAAAAAGAATTATTTGAAAAACTACAAGGTAAATCTGAAATTAATATAAATATAAAAAAAGGTTGTCTTGGAATATGTTATGGAGTAGGTATGCAAGAATAGGGGGAATGATGAAAAAGATTTTTATAGTTTTAACATTTATTTTTATTAGTTTACTAAGTTTTGCAGATAATACTAATATAACAATGACAACACTTTCAGATGAACAAACAATTGAACTAGATTTTAATGTAAAATTATTATTGGGAATGATTAAAGCTGAAAACAATCCTAAATATAAGAAATTATTAGATTACATTGATGATAATTTAGCTAAAAAAGGTGAGGTTAAATACTCTGCTAATATAAATTTAAAAAAAGCTTCTTCAGAAGTTTTTTCAGAAAGTGGTGAATTACTATATGAAGAAAAACTTCCAGAAGAGTTTATGGATATTCTAAATTACTCTCTAGCTACTGCAGATGATAAAGAAAAAACTAAAAAAGTTATAAAAGGTTTTTATGAAAACACTGCTTACATGCTTATAAGTAAAAATAATGGAAAACCTAAATTTTTTAAAGAAGTAAATTTGGAATCTGATGGACATAAAATAAAAAATACAATAGAAGTTATACTAAAAAGAGAGCTAACTGAAGCTGAAAAAAAAGAATTATTAAGTTTGAAAAATGAAAAATTGATAACAAAATATAGAACTTATGTTGACAATGAAATTTCAAAGGTTTACACAGATAATAATTTAACTATACTTAAAGAATTTAAAAATTCAACAGAAACTCTTACTGCATATGATAAAAATAGGAATAGTCTTAAAAGAGAAAAAAGATATACAGATAGCAGTTATTCAAATGGAACTTTAAAAAGCTATAAAAATGATAAATTGGTAGATGAAATAGTTTTTGAAAACTCTATGCCAAAACTAAAAAAAATGTATTATGATGATGGTAATTTAGCTTTTGAATTTCCTTTAAAAGATGGAAAAATTCATGGAGAGGCTAAGAAGTACTATAGAAGTGGAAAAATTAGAGAAGTATATTCATTTAAAAATGGAAAAAGAGAAGGTATAGGAAGAGAATATAGTGAAACAGGAGAAATAATAAAAGAAAGCTTGTATAAAGATAATGAAGAAATTAAAAAAATAAAATAAACAAAAATTTTACATACTAGAAGGAGGAAACATGAAAAAAATTTTTATAGTTTTAACATTTGTTTTTATTAGTTTACTGAGTTTTGCAGATAATACTAATGTAGGAGTAAGAATCCCTTTAGGAGAACAAAAAGTTGAATTAGACCCTAGTCTAAAAATGTTAATGGGCTTGACTAAAGTCGAAAATGATCCTAAATATAAAAAATTAGTTGATTATGTTGAAGAGAATTTAGCTAAAAAAGGTATTGTAAAATACTCTGGTGCTATAAATTTAAAAAAAGGAGCTATGGAAATTTTTTCAGAAAATGGTGTACTACTAAGTGAAGAAAAACTTCCAGATGAATTTATGACTATGATAAGTTTCCCTTTAAATTTTGAAGACGATAAAGAAAAAGTTAAAAAAATGCTAAAAGAAGCTTACGAAAATCCTGCTTATGTTACTATTAGTAAAAATAATGGTAAACCTAAAATTTATATGGAAAGAACTATGGGACCTGCAGAAGAAAAAATAAAAATTATAGATGAAGTTATATTAAAAAGAGAACTAACAGAAGCTGAAAAGAAAGAAATGTTAAGTTTAAAAAACGATGAATTAATAGCAAAATATAAATCTTACATCGAAATTGAAAGTTCAAAAGGATATCAAAATAACAAACTAGTTATGACTAAAGAATTTAAAAACTTAACAGAAACTGCTGTTATATATGATAAAGATAATAATTCTATGAAAATGGAGATAAAATACAAAGATAATAGCTTAAAAAATGGAACTGCAAGATCTTATACTAATAATAAGTTAACACAAGAAATGGTTTTTGAAAACTCTACAGCAATATTAATTAGAGAATACCATGATAATGGTAATCTAGCTACTGAATTACCTGCTAATGGAGAAGCTAAAATTTATTATGAAAACGGAAAAATTAAAGAATCTATTCCTATTAAAAATGGAAAAAGAGAAGGTGTAGGAAAAGAATATGATGAAACAGGTAAAGTAATTAAAGAAACTTTATATAGAAATGATAAGGAAATGAAAAAAGCCAAAAAAATAAAATAAAAATTATGATATAATGTATTCAATAAAAATAAAAAAGGTGTTTAAAATGAATTATAGAATAGCACTAATACATGGATTTTTTAGAAATTATAAAGATATGGAAGAGTTAGAAAATAACCTTATGAATATGGGTTACACAGTGGATAATTTAAATTTTCCACTAACTTTTCCTTCTATTGATATGTCAATAAATATCTTAAAAAAATATCTTTTATCTTTAAAAGAGAAAAAAATTAATAAACAAAATGAAATTGTATTAATAGGCTTTGGTTTTGGTGGTGTCTTAATAAGAGAAACTTTAAAATTAGAAGAAGTAAGTGGAATAGTGGATAAGGTAATCTTATTATCTTCCCCAATTAACGATTCTACTTTACATAGAAGATTAAAAAGAACTTTTCCTTTTATTGACCTAATCTTTAAACCACTTGCTATCTACTCTAAAACAAGAAGAGATAGAAGACGTTTTGACAAGGATATAGAAGTTGGACTTATAATAGGGAGAGAAAGTTCGGGATTCTTTGGTAAATGGCTAGGTGACTACAATGATGGATATATAGAAATGAAAGATGTTGCTTTTCCAGCTGCTAAAGATAAGATACTAATTCCTATCACTCACAATGAGCTAAACAAGAGAATAGGAACTGCAAGATACATACATAATTTTATTTCAAAGGGGAAATTTAGATTAGAGTAAATTAGGAGTTGAAATGCTAAATTTTAAAAGCCTCAGTAAAATTCTTCTTAATATATTAAAAGTAATAGTATATACTTTTCTTATATTATTTTCTTTTATTTGCATAATTGCACTATATCAAATATATACTGAAAAAGATGGTTTTAATAGAGGAATGGCTTTAATATTTCTTATAGTATTTTCTGTATTTCTCTCGCTTACTATGTGCAATCTGCTAAAAACTTTTTTGCTTCTTTGTTCAAAGAAAGTAAATATAACTGAAAAACTATTTGAAAGAAAATATTTTAAATCTTTAGATAAGTTTGAATTTATCTTAAAAATTGTACTGAAAGTCATGTTAAGGGTTTTAGCATATCTTTTTGTGTTTTTTCTAATTGGAATAAATATAGTCAGTGTTGCTGATGAAAATGCTAGAGATAGGGGAACTTTCCCTTTAGAAGCTATCCAATTTTTAACAGTAGCTGCACTTATTGCTCTACTTATCATGCTGTTTAAAGATCTTAAAAAAATATACCTCTTCCTTTCTGAAAAACATAAAGCTCTTCCAGCTTTTAATAAGAAAGTTCAAGAAAATATAATAAAAGTAAAAACTAAAATAAAAGAACAATTAAAAAAAATTAAAGATAAAAAATATAATTTTAAAGATTTCATAGCAAAGTTAAAGATAGAATTCATAGCTAAAAATATTAATAAATTCACAGAGTTTTTAGAAGATAGGACAAACTTCTTAAAAGAAAAATTATTTCAAGAAAGGTATGAGATTTTTCTTAATGAAAAAGCTGATAAATTTCTGATAGGAGCCTATCAAGTTTTATCAGCTCTATGTATTTTAGCTTTTTGTAGCATTTTTATCTCTATATCAGGAATATTGATATATAAAACTTTAGTGTTTTTATTTTACTTATTTGGAGTTATTTTCACTCTTTTAATAGGAGCTATAGCTTCATTCCCATATATCTTATTTCTATTTTTCCTTTAGCTGACATTTAAAAAAATGGGTTGTTGTATATCATAATCTTAATTCAAAAGTAAAAAATAAGTGAGTTACATTATAATTTATCATTAGAAATTTTCTTTGAGTAAATAACTAATAATTTTTAATAAGATTACTGCGACGTCCTATAATGTTGAAAGAGCCTTTGTGGAGCTCTAGAAACATTATAGGCTGGCAAGTAATCGCTATACATAACTAGAAATTATTTAAATCTCTCAAAGAAAATTTTCTAAAATCCACTCAGTAACGAACTATTTTTTACTTTTTATTAGTTTGCAACAACCCATTTTTTATTTTTTACTTTTATTTTACTTGAAGAACTTCATCACCAAGGATAATTTTATTATCATCAGTTAATATAGCAGGAATTCCAACATATCCAAATTTCTTTGCATCGTCAAATTCTTTTCTATTGTCTCTTAAAGATAAAAATTCTTTTAAATTTTTCATACTTTCAGTAATATTTACAAACTCATATTTGTAATTAACTTTTTCAAAATATTCTTTTGCTTCAACACAATCAGGACAAAGCATTGATCCATATACTTTTGGCATTTATTTACCTCCATTTTATTTGATATTTTAAATTATATCTTATTCTTATAAAAAAAATCAACTTTATTTTATAAATAAGTAAAATTTAAAGACTTAGTCAATTTTTTATGTTATAATTATAAAATACAGAATATTAGTTATGGGAGGCTTTTGTTATGAATACTTCTTTTTTTGTTTCACTAGATAAAAAGGCATTATATCACAATATTGAATATTTAAGAGAATACAAGCAAAAGGAATTATTACCTGTTTTAAAGGCTAATGCCTATGGTCATGATATACTTTTGATTGCAAAGGCACTTTATGATTATGATGTAAAAGTTTGGGCAGTAGCTAGATATTCAGAGGCTGTAAGTATATGTGAATATTTTAAGACTTTTTCTATAGATGATTTTAAAATATTAATTTTTGAATCATTAATAGATGATTACTCTCTTCTTGAAAAATATCCACAAATTTGTCCAACTCTTAATAGCATTAAAGACTTAAAAAATGCTTTAGCTAATAATATATCAATAGATAGATTATCATTGAAAATTGATTTTGGTTTTGGTAGAAACGGAATAAAAGCTGAGGAAGTAGATGAACTTAAAAATTTAATTAAGTATAATAGT from Fusobacterium pseudoperiodonticum carries:
- a CDS encoding toxin-antitoxin system YwqK family antitoxin, which gives rise to MKKIFIVLTFIFISLLSFADNTNITMTTLSDEQTIELDFNVKLLLGMIKAENNPKYKKLLDYIDDNLAKKGEVKYSANINLKKASSEVFSESGELLYEEKLPEEFMDILNYSLATADDKEKTKKVIKGFYENTAYMLISKNNGKPKFFKEVNLESDGHKIKNTIEVILKRELTEAEKKELLSLKNEKLITKYRTYVDNEISKVYTDNNLTILKEFKNSTETLTAYDKNRNSLKREKRYTDSSYSNGTLKSYKNDKLVDEIVFENSMPKLKKMYYDDGNLAFEFPLKDGKIHGEAKKYYRSGKIREVYSFKNGKREGIGREYSETGEIIKESLYKDNEEIKKIK
- a CDS encoding esterase/lipase family protein codes for the protein MNYRIALIHGFFRNYKDMEELENNLMNMGYTVDNLNFPLTFPSIDMSINILKKYLLSLKEKKINKQNEIVLIGFGFGGVLIRETLKLEEVSGIVDKVILLSSPINDSTLHRRLKRTFPFIDLIFKPLAIYSKTRRDRRRFDKDIEVGLIIGRESSGFFGKWLGDYNDGYIEMKDVAFPAAKDKILIPITHNELNKRIGTARYIHNFISKGKFRLE
- a CDS encoding glutaredoxin domain-containing protein, translating into MPKVYGSMLCPDCVEAKEYFEKVNYKYEFVNITESMKNLKEFLSLRDNRKEFDDAKKFGYVGIPAILTDDNKIILGDEVLQVK
- a CDS encoding toxin-antitoxin system YwqK family antitoxin, translating into MKKIFIVLTFVFISLLSFADNTNVGVRIPLGEQKVELDPSLKMLMGLTKVENDPKYKKLVDYVEENLAKKGIVKYSGAINLKKGAMEIFSENGVLLSEEKLPDEFMTMISFPLNFEDDKEKVKKMLKEAYENPAYVTISKNNGKPKIYMERTMGPAEEKIKIIDEVILKRELTEAEKKEMLSLKNDELIAKYKSYIEIESSKGYQNNKLVMTKEFKNLTETAVIYDKDNNSMKMEIKYKDNSLKNGTARSYTNNKLTQEMVFENSTAILIREYHDNGNLATELPANGEAKIYYENGKIKESIPIKNGKREGVGKEYDETGKVIKETLYRNDKEMKKAKKIK